A genomic stretch from Lathyrus oleraceus cultivar Zhongwan6 chromosome 2, CAAS_Psat_ZW6_1.0, whole genome shotgun sequence includes:
- the LOC127119106 gene encoding probable indole-3-acetic acid-amido synthetase GH3.1, with protein sequence MAVDSTISSPLGPPACEKDAKALRFIEEMTRNAEAVQGTVLAEILSRNAETEYLKRFKLEGATDRETFKKKIPVITYDDVQPEIQRIANGDRSPILSSHPISEFLTSSGTSAGERKLMPTIKEELNRRQLLYSLLMPVMNLYVPGLDKGKGLYFLFVKSETRTPGGLLARPVLTSYYKSEHFKTRPYDPYNVYTSPNEAILCPDSFQSMYTQMLCGLIERNQVLRLGAVFASGLLRAIRFLQLNWFELAHDIRTGTLNSKITDPKIKAHMENVIKPDLKLASFVIQECNKENWEGIITRIWPNTKYLDVIVTGAMAQYIPTLNYYSGGLPLSCTMYASSECYFGLNLNPMCKPSEVSYTIMPNMAYFEFLLHNSGSTIPTRIVDLAEVEVGKEYELVITTYAGLNRYRVGDILRVTGFHNSAPQFHFVRRKNVLLSIDSDKTDESELQKAVENASKLLVEFNTSVVEYTSYADTETIPGHYVIYWELLSKDSSNSPSHEVLNRCCLGMEESLNSVYRQCRVADHSIGPLEIRVVKSGTFEELMDYAISRGASINQYKVPRCVNFTPIMELLDSRVVNVHFSQDLPHWTPERRR encoded by the exons ATGGCTGTGGACTCAACAATTTCATCTCCATTAGGCCCACCTGCGTGCGAGAAAGATGCAAAGGCACTTCGATTCATTGAAGAAATGACTCGAAATGCTGAGGCCGTTCAAGGGACGGTGCTGGCTGAGATTTTAAGCCGAAACGCCGAGACAGAGTACCTTAAACGCTTCAAACTTGAAGGCGCTACCGACCGTGAAACATTCAAGAAAAAGATTCCTGTCATCACGTACGATGATGTTCAACCCGAGATTCAAAGAATCGCCAATGGTGATCGCTCTCCAATTCTCTCCTCTCATCCCATCTCTGAATTCCTAACAAG TTCTGGAACTTCAGCCGGTGAAAGGAAACTGATGCCAACAATTAAGGAAGAGTTGAATCGTCGCCAACTTCTATACAGCCTTCTCATGCCAGTAATGAACCT TTATGTACCAGGATTGGACAAAGGAAAAGGCTTATACTTTTTATTCGTGAAATCAGAAACAAGAACACCGGGTGGGTTATTAGCCCGCCCAGTTCTCACAAGCTACTACAAAAGTGAACATTTCAAGACCCGCCCTTATGACCCATACAATGTTTACACAAGTCCAAATGAAGCAATCCTTTGTCCCGACTCATTCCAAAGCATGTACACTCAAATGCTATGTGGACTCATTGAACGCAACCAAGTCCTCCGCCTCGGCGCGGTCTTCGCCTCCGGCCTCCTCCGTGCAATCCGGTTCCTTCAGCTCAATTGGTTTGAACTAGCCCATGACATTAGAACCGGAACTTTGAATTCCAAAATAACCGACCCGAAGATAAAAGCCCATATGGAAAATGTCATTAAACCCGACCTGAAACTTGCTTCATTTGTGATTCAAGAATGTAATAAAGAAAATTGGGAAGGAATAATCACAAGAATATGGCCTAACACAAAATACTTAGATGTCATTGTAACCGGTGCTATGGCTCAATACATTCCGACACTTAATTACTATAGTGGTGGATTACCTCTTTCTTGTACTATGTATGCTTCCTCCGAATGCTACTTCGGACTCAACCTTAATCCTATGTGCAAACCCTCTGAGGTTTCTTACACTATTATGCCAAACATGGCTTACTTCGAGTTCCTACTGCACAACTCTGGGTCAACAATTCCAACAAGAATCGTTGACCTTGCTGAAGTGGAAGTTGGAAAGGAGTATGAGCTTGTGATAACAACTTACGCAGGATTGAACCGTTACCGAGTCGGCGACATTCTTCGAGTCACTGGGTTTCATAACTCAGCACCACAGTTTCACTTTGTGCGGCGTAAGAACGTGTTGTTAAGTATTGACTCGGACAAAACAGATGAGTCGGAGCTACAAAAAGCGGTGGAGAATGCTTCAAAGTTGCTAGTGGAGTTCAACACGAGTGTGGTGGAGTACACGAGTTACGCTGACACGGAAACGATTCCGGGTCATTATGTTATTTATTGGGAGTTGTTGAGCAAAGACTCGTCGAACTCTCCGAGTCACGAGGTTTTGAATCGGTGTTGTTTGGGAATGGAGGAATCATTGAATTCGGTTTACAGACAATGTAGAGTCGCGGATCATTCGATAGGACCATTGGAAATAAGGGTTGTGAAAAGTGGAACTTTTGAGGAGCTTATGGATTATGCAATCTCAAGAGGTGCTTCAATAAATCAATATAAAGTCCCAAGGTGTGTGAATTTTACTCCTATAATGGAACTTTTGGATTCTAGGGTGGTCAATGTTCATTTTAGCCAAGATTTGCCACATTGGACCCCGGAAAGGAGAAGATGA